A region of Nostoc sp. KVJ3 DNA encodes the following proteins:
- a CDS encoding IS630 family transposase (programmed frameshift), producing the protein MAKKYIVDLNEDEVSQLQAIIKKGKHKARTITRANILLMASEGETDQAIASIVRAHVATVQRIREKFVIGGLDFALKDEVHPPKPKKLDEKQEAFLIATACSNPPVGRVRWTMQLLADHLVNVGIIDSISDETVRQTLKKNEIKPWLKEQWCIPEVNAEYVFRMEDVLDLYNEPYDPKRPVVCFDERPYQLVEEVRLPLPPEPEQPERYDFEYKRNGTVNLFACFQPLAGWRHIEVTERRTKADFAKQMKNLVDVCYRDADVVRLVVDNLNIHTPSALYEVFSPEEARRIIQKLEFHYTPKHASWLNQVEIELSVLSRQCLERRIPNPETLTSEIAAWEKQRNQQKASVYWGFQTKDARRKMQRLYPNLT; encoded by the exons ATGGCGAAAAAGTACATTGTTGACTTGAATGAAGATGAAGTTTCTCAGCTACAAGCAATAATTAAAAAAGGTAAGCACAAAGCAAGAACTATAACCCGTGCAAACATTCTTCTAATGGCTTCTGAAGGAGAAACGGATCAAGCGATCGCTAGCATAGTTAGAGCGCATGTTGCAACAGTGCAACGAATACGAGAAAAATTTGTCATTGGGGGGTTAGATTTTGCTTTGAAGGATGAAGTTCATCCACCAAAACCTAAAAAGTTAGATGAAAAACAAGAAGCATTTTTGATTGCAACTGCTTGTTCTAATCCACCAGTCGGAAGAGTACGTTGGACAATGCAATTATTAGCAGATCATTTAGTGAACGTTGGTATCATAGATTCAATCTCAGATGAAACAGTACGTCAAACTTTAAAAAAAA ACGAAATCAAGCCTTGGTTGAAAGAACAATGGTGTATTCCTGAAGTTAACGCAGAATATGTTTTCCGAATGGAAGATGTGCTGGATTTATACAATGAGCCTTATGATCCTAAACGCCCTGTAGTCTGCTTTGATGAACGTCCATACCAATTAGTAGAAGAAGTAAGACTTCCTTTGCCACCAGAGCCGGAGCAGCCTGAACGTTATGACTTTGAGTATAAACGTAACGGGACAGTAAATTTATTTGCATGTTTTCAACCCTTGGCGGGCTGGCGGCATATCGAAGTTACAGAGCGTCGAACTAAAGCCGATTTTGCTAAACAGATGAAAAATTTAGTAGATGTTTGCTACCGAGATGCCGATGTTGTTCGTTTAGTAGTTGATAACTTGAATATTCATACCCCCAGTGCATTATATGAAGTTTTTTCACCAGAAGAAGCACGTCGAATTATTCAAAAATTAGAGTTTCACTATACTCCTAAACACGCTTCTTGGCTGAATCAAGTAGAAATTGAATTATCTGTTTTGTCTCGCCAATGTTTAGAACGCCGTATTCCTAATCCAGAAACATTAACTTCTGAGATTGCCGCTTGGGAGAAACAACGTAATCAGCAAAAAGCCAGTGTCTATTGGGGTTTTCAAACCAAAGATGCTCGCCGAAAAATGCAGCGTTTATATCCGAATTTAACCTAG
- a CDS encoding IS4 family transposase encodes MQLKDFSFIAPTVEAELILRAIETVISPEKIVQSLAQTGSVEERKRKLPSQLTVCLVIAMSLWASDSMGTVLKNLVQGLNRQWTRLGQYWKAPSSSSISEARQRLGCRVMSQLFEKIVRPLGTPQTPGAFLGGLRVMAVDGTVLDVPDSTANARVFGYPGSRKGTRAAFPKVRLVLLVEAGTHLIVDALMCPYRIGERVRALKLLRSCGQGMLLMWDRGLHSYRMVHATKNRGCQYLGRVPKNVKFPVEKVLEDGSYLSWIAPDRKSKNKGGTQIQVRVIEYTIDSDDGQKTYRLITSLMDIAVFPALLLANEYHQRWEIENTIDELKTHLNGRKTPIRSLKPREVVQEIYGWLLGHYAVRTLMFQAATHAGISPLRLGFTGTLKVIRRAISDFQDASNEQLPFFSPS; translated from the coding sequence GTGCAGCTAAAAGATTTCTCTTTCATCGCTCCAACAGTTGAAGCAGAGTTGATATTGAGAGCAATAGAAACGGTGATTTCGCCGGAGAAAATTGTACAAAGTTTGGCGCAGACAGGCAGTGTTGAAGAACGTAAGCGAAAATTGCCATCGCAACTGACAGTTTGTTTAGTAATAGCGATGAGTTTGTGGGCATCGGATTCAATGGGAACCGTCTTGAAGAATTTAGTTCAGGGATTAAATAGGCAATGGACAAGATTGGGACAGTATTGGAAAGCACCAAGTAGTTCTTCAATCAGCGAAGCGAGGCAGAGATTAGGATGTCGGGTAATGAGCCAGCTATTTGAAAAAATAGTCCGGCCATTAGGGACACCACAAACGCCAGGGGCATTTTTAGGAGGACTGCGAGTCATGGCAGTAGACGGTACGGTTTTGGATGTGCCAGATAGTACTGCCAATGCCAGAGTATTTGGATATCCAGGGAGTAGAAAGGGAACTAGGGCTGCTTTCCCGAAGGTACGTTTGGTATTGTTAGTGGAGGCGGGAACTCATCTGATTGTTGATGCCTTAATGTGTCCCTATCGTATCGGTGAGAGAGTGCGAGCTTTAAAACTACTACGAAGCTGTGGTCAAGGGATGCTACTAATGTGGGACAGAGGGTTACATTCTTATCGGATGGTTCATGCTACTAAAAATCGTGGATGCCAATATCTTGGACGAGTTCCGAAGAATGTTAAATTTCCAGTAGAAAAAGTTTTAGAAGATGGCTCATATCTGTCGTGGATTGCTCCAGATCGCAAGTCCAAAAACAAAGGTGGGACACAGATTCAGGTTCGGGTCATAGAATACACTATCGACTCTGATGATGGACAAAAAACTTATCGCTTAATTACCAGTTTGATGGATATTGCTGTGTTTCCAGCTTTATTATTAGCTAACGAATATCATCAACGTTGGGAAATCGAAAATACTATTGATGAGTTGAAAACTCATCTCAATGGGCGCAAAACTCCAATTCGCTCTCTTAAACCCCGTGAAGTTGTTCAAGAAATCTACGGCTGGCTTTTAGGACATTATGCAGTTCGCACTTTGATGTTTCAAGCAGCAACTCACGCTGGAATATCTCCATTGCGCTTAGGTTTTACTGGTACTCTCAAAGTTATTCGACGGGCTATTTCTGATTTTCAGGATGCCAGTAACGAGCAACTCCCCTTTTTTTCTCCAAGCTAA
- a CDS encoding PD-(D/E)XK nuclease family protein codes for MKWSISTHNCFRRCPRQYFFSNIMAFHNAKDPLRREAFMLRQLKSIDEWRGSLVHSAIELYLIKSLEGGILISEKELLDKTITLAKAQFEFSHHQRYKDPNLKKKDAGSNFLALRDHEHGIPIPQEKIDSLYKDIKQCYEFIYSNTRFIKFLQGADDYFPEKSIYFKFNGSNLSAQLDLAVPYSQNNSNKLCIIDWKISRVQTSDYSKQLYFYGFAALKDRQWRNYKAEDLLLVEANLLQGKFVKYTVSAENLLQIEDFIYRSLLDIQFLTGERKYNLDDLEDYEYANSPMSCEYCKFERMCVRFAQ; via the coding sequence ATGAAATGGTCAATCTCTACACATAACTGCTTCCGCAGATGCCCAAGGCAGTATTTTTTTAGCAACATCATGGCTTTCCATAATGCTAAAGACCCTCTTCGGAGGGAAGCATTTATGCTCAGGCAACTAAAAAGTATTGATGAATGGCGAGGTTCTTTAGTTCACAGTGCTATCGAACTTTATTTAATTAAATCTTTAGAGGGGGGTATACTCATTTCAGAAAAAGAACTCTTAGATAAAACTATCACTTTAGCGAAAGCACAGTTTGAATTTTCGCACCACCAAAGATACAAAGATCCTAATTTGAAAAAAAAGGATGCTGGAAGTAATTTTTTAGCTTTACGAGATCATGAACATGGAATACCAATTCCTCAAGAAAAAATTGATAGTTTATATAAAGATATTAAGCAATGCTATGAATTCATTTATTCAAATACGAGATTTATAAAATTTTTACAAGGTGCTGACGATTATTTCCCAGAAAAATCAATATACTTTAAATTCAATGGAAGCAATTTATCAGCGCAACTAGATTTAGCAGTCCCTTACAGTCAGAACAATAGTAATAAACTTTGTATTATTGATTGGAAAATCAGTCGTGTTCAAACAAGTGATTATTCTAAGCAATTATACTTTTATGGATTTGCTGCTTTAAAAGACAGGCAGTGGCGAAACTATAAGGCTGAAGATTTACTTTTAGTAGAGGCTAATCTTCTTCAAGGTAAATTCGTCAAATATACCGTAAGTGCAGAAAATTTACTTCAAATTGAAGACTTTATTTATCGTAGTCTTCTAGATATCCAATTTTTAACAGGAGAACGTAAATATAATCTAGATGACCTGGAAGACTATGAGTATGCAAATAGTCCTATGTCTTGCGAATATTGTAAATTTGAAAGAATGTGCGTGAGGTTCGCTCAATGA
- a CDS encoding Piwi domain-containing protein, whose translation MNNHIFNLFAIENLSELSCSYQLLEITNLPDTHKNYLENINRLAGMVASSVQKPVCVLWQEKKAYLATTAPVDKIKTEWRLVPHIAKLVPESKVHHLDYSNIAPDQVKLAIRLLNYDIRTVLMKVPEIWNDSFGSFYFRDAINSEDNSQVDALPGFVYRLHYLLDKKIYISLDSTIRYIDRLSLLQYLSNGSKINDYKFQHFLYKFGSQWYRIQLMGSTGNSLIEQLFFSEKDNKMCNVYDYTLSNCGLPLPDLIAQLDQDSTAINYQYPYKAIERYGAGALCFKTYKTNDFKNSNIHKYSILKASQRLHKSEEIIGRYFQNIFFGNSTKIVVTIQPLKKTIEKFDIPDLLFGNEQVLHVKRDSEDTGVDVLNYGKARMNLLLDEKAGLLVKERLEIQYIFIPKSLNRSVAKNFQNNFEYQMKKFLSHPYELKKIIYNDEKAKNLRQQVEAIKNGIEENEIDRGRVLLILPEKAHPDLHNFIKRELFEILQFQCINAVKLKDFFKPNNNEYDLIEKRKGKYYGYIKYAALGMLLVNRQWPFALKEPLYYDVYIGIDVLNNIAGFTYIYNAGENCYFRYHKSPQGEKLTERQISSILKKDLREDISSLKLQPSSIVIHRDGRSFTEEHKGFVKSINSLQKEGFLSENINIGVIEIHKTSSARLRLYYEQDEVIENPSIGDYFLIDNREGIICTTGFPFEFSGTANPLHIKIAYGDLDMRNVLSDIFALAQLGSWAAPDKAARYPATIKIGDTFLEPIASDSDDEAALYSEDEPDEEEISRNLGEDDEVET comes from the coding sequence ATGAATAATCATATTTTCAACTTATTTGCTATCGAAAATTTATCAGAATTAAGCTGTAGCTATCAACTATTGGAAATTACTAATCTTCCAGATACACATAAAAATTATCTGGAGAATATTAATCGTTTAGCAGGAATGGTTGCATCTTCTGTCCAGAAGCCAGTCTGTGTATTATGGCAAGAGAAAAAGGCTTATCTTGCTACAACTGCTCCAGTTGATAAAATAAAAACTGAATGGCGTTTAGTTCCACATATTGCAAAACTTGTACCAGAGTCTAAAGTACATCATCTTGATTACAGTAATATAGCTCCAGACCAAGTAAAATTAGCAATTAGGTTATTAAATTATGATATTCGTACTGTATTGATGAAAGTTCCAGAAATCTGGAATGATAGTTTTGGATCGTTTTATTTTCGAGATGCAATAAATTCAGAAGATAATAGCCAAGTAGATGCGTTGCCTGGCTTTGTTTATCGTCTTCATTATTTACTTGATAAAAAAATTTATATCTCTTTGGACTCAACAATACGTTATATTGACAGGTTATCTCTTTTACAATATCTAAGTAACGGAAGCAAAATCAATGATTATAAATTTCAGCATTTTCTTTATAAATTCGGCTCTCAATGGTATCGAATACAATTAATGGGAAGTACTGGAAATTCTCTCATCGAACAATTATTTTTCTCAGAAAAAGATAACAAAATGTGCAATGTATATGACTATACTTTAAGTAACTGTGGTTTGCCACTTCCTGATTTAATAGCACAGCTAGATCAAGATTCAACTGCTATCAATTACCAGTATCCATACAAAGCTATTGAGCGTTATGGGGCAGGTGCTTTATGCTTTAAAACTTATAAAACTAATGATTTTAAAAACTCTAATATTCATAAGTATTCTATATTAAAAGCCTCACAAAGACTGCATAAAAGTGAGGAAATTATAGGTAGATATTTCCAAAATATATTTTTCGGAAATAGTACAAAAATAGTAGTTACAATACAACCTTTAAAGAAAACTATTGAAAAGTTTGATATTCCTGATCTGCTTTTTGGTAATGAGCAAGTTCTCCATGTTAAGAGAGACAGTGAAGACACAGGAGTAGATGTCCTAAATTATGGCAAAGCACGAATGAATCTGCTGTTGGATGAAAAAGCAGGATTATTAGTTAAAGAACGATTAGAAATTCAATATATTTTTATACCTAAGTCGTTAAATCGCTCTGTAGCTAAGAATTTTCAAAATAATTTCGAGTATCAAATGAAAAAATTTTTGTCCCATCCTTACGAGCTAAAAAAGATAATTTATAATGATGAGAAAGCTAAAAACCTTCGTCAACAAGTTGAAGCAATTAAAAACGGGATTGAAGAAAATGAAATTGATAGAGGACGTGTATTACTAATATTGCCCGAAAAAGCGCATCCAGACCTTCATAACTTTATCAAGCGAGAACTATTTGAAATTTTGCAATTTCAATGTATAAATGCTGTTAAATTAAAAGATTTCTTTAAGCCAAATAATAATGAATATGATTTGATTGAAAAGAGAAAAGGAAAATATTATGGTTACATAAAGTATGCAGCACTGGGAATGTTATTAGTTAATCGTCAATGGCCTTTTGCGCTTAAAGAACCACTTTACTATGACGTATACATTGGCATTGATGTACTAAATAATATTGCAGGGTTTACGTATATATACAATGCAGGCGAAAACTGTTATTTTCGCTATCATAAATCTCCGCAAGGAGAAAAGCTCACCGAAAGACAAATATCTAGTATTCTTAAAAAAGATTTACGAGAAGATATTAGTTCTTTAAAATTACAGCCATCCTCGATTGTTATTCATAGAGACGGACGTAGTTTCACCGAAGAACATAAAGGATTTGTAAAATCTATTAATTCTTTGCAAAAAGAAGGATTTTTATCCGAAAATATTAACATAGGGGTTATCGAAATTCACAAAACCAGTTCTGCACGTCTCAGACTGTATTACGAACAGGATGAAGTCATTGAGAATCCTAGTATTGGTGACTATTTCCTTATCGACAACAGGGAAGGCATTATTTGTACCACAGGGTTCCCTTTTGAATTTTCTGGTACAGCTAATCCGTTACATATCAAGATTGCATACGGCGATTTAGATATGAGAAACGTACTTAGCGATATTTTTGCTTTGGCTCAGTTAGGTTCTTGGGCTGCTCCTGATAAAGCTGCCCGCTATCCGGCTACGATTAAAATAGGTGATACTTTCCTTGAACCTATTGCTAGCGATTCCGACGACGAAGCAGCCCTGTATAGCGAGGATGAACCTGATGAGGAGGAAATAAGTAGAAACTTAGGTGAGGATGACGAAGTGGAAACTTAA
- a CDS encoding ATP-binding protein has translation MINRIKNLLKEAQILSSQAEARQAAIALMRITLQYACISLAEWLIKIRATSRSNTLPLIALNLNQLREPSDGTLVNVLAELLVAAEHYGWNGVSRPFWQPISSSRPCIRLSKTSNPNLQNVLREFVHLRNEGVEGHGLPGQFDPQAELDAVNLTIESLSQILPNISHNNENLILLMPDQTDYTLQLLKSYGGNLICYRKIKKGTAGNCIVYAQVQKSLFEREAITYETKDVLGASDINDYPTYSIWTSFDDNWSPLALIPERLTRNFTGREKELNELKEWADDIDSRACMLFGDGGIGKTTVAVEFLHRILEGKINTVWKPELITFYTAKQTRWGLNGLEIIRIREVGVADAAIAIVRALESKPLTKDWYKSSSDLLIKQLASYLQEWGIDRKSHLLVLDNTETMVSNAEDINALAAQIKDLSRKVGRVLLTSRRREAIEAQPIEIKPFDVDESVSFLRARAELLKRQSILQAGQATLRQYANKLANKPLVLEVFIQALDDPHLSLQRAFDRVLRMQRQDLGEFLYDDAWRRLSTNMKHLLLLMTRVSDIHDDLLLKLCCSIAEITVIEASEALEESRGIASIIRFNDHLQISFNSEFLKYCENRIILINGTNYPMDSSVTKVKNRYNEFIRSNSTKIRDRVDKAYRHTYARAAWLAYKEQRFDDCELFYEEATVRDSTNGWLFDRYAYFLFSQSRLEEALDKSKKATEIIKNDPDAWFTRGMIEARLGKTREALISLRNAKDNGKSEHLCLLQQAYAYWEDVPPNKAMARVCIEESEKKVSSSDPYYLKHLSELRALQNRINLT, from the coding sequence ATGATCAATAGAATTAAAAACCTTTTAAAAGAAGCACAAATATTAAGTTCTCAAGCCGAAGCTAGACAAGCAGCAATTGCATTAATGCGTATAACTTTGCAATATGCGTGTATTTCACTAGCTGAGTGGTTAATTAAAATACGTGCTACATCAAGAAGTAATACATTACCTTTAATAGCGTTAAATTTGAATCAGTTACGTGAGCCTTCAGATGGAACATTAGTTAATGTCCTTGCAGAGTTGCTTGTTGCTGCTGAACATTACGGTTGGAATGGAGTCAGTCGTCCTTTTTGGCAACCAATATCTTCATCGCGTCCTTGTATTAGACTATCTAAAACTAGCAATCCAAATCTCCAAAACGTTTTACGGGAATTTGTACATCTTAGAAATGAAGGTGTGGAAGGTCATGGACTTCCTGGACAATTTGATCCTCAAGCTGAATTAGATGCTGTTAATTTAACAATAGAAAGCTTGTCTCAAATATTACCTAATATTTCTCATAACAATGAAAATTTAATACTTTTAATGCCTGACCAGACGGATTACACGCTACAACTACTCAAAAGCTATGGAGGAAATTTGATATGTTATCGTAAAATCAAAAAAGGAACTGCGGGAAATTGTATTGTTTATGCACAGGTACAAAAATCCCTTTTTGAACGAGAGGCAATTACATACGAAACAAAAGATGTCTTAGGCGCATCTGACATCAACGACTATCCAACATATAGTATTTGGACTTCCTTCGATGATAATTGGTCTCCTTTAGCTTTGATACCAGAACGGCTAACACGTAATTTTACTGGACGCGAAAAAGAGTTAAATGAATTAAAAGAATGGGCAGATGATATTGATTCACGTGCGTGTATGCTTTTTGGTGATGGAGGTATAGGAAAAACTACTGTTGCTGTTGAGTTTTTACATCGCATACTTGAAGGTAAGATTAATACTGTATGGAAACCTGAATTAATTACATTTTATACTGCAAAGCAGACACGTTGGGGTTTAAATGGTTTAGAAATAATACGGATACGTGAAGTTGGTGTTGCGGATGCTGCTATTGCTATAGTACGGGCGTTAGAATCAAAACCTCTTACCAAAGACTGGTACAAATCTAGTTCCGATTTGTTGATTAAACAGTTAGCTAGTTATTTACAAGAATGGGGTATAGATCGCAAATCGCATCTTTTGGTTTTAGACAATACAGAGACAATGGTAAGCAATGCTGAAGACATTAATGCATTGGCTGCTCAAATAAAAGATTTGTCTAGGAAAGTTGGACGGGTTCTACTAACATCACGTCGCCGTGAAGCAATAGAAGCGCAACCAATTGAAATTAAGCCTTTTGATGTTGATGAGTCCGTTAGTTTCCTTCGCGCACGTGCCGAATTACTTAAACGTCAGTCAATACTTCAAGCAGGACAAGCAACATTACGCCAATATGCTAATAAGTTGGCAAATAAACCTTTAGTTCTTGAAGTTTTTATTCAAGCTTTGGATGATCCTCATCTTAGTCTTCAACGTGCATTTGATCGGGTATTGAGAATGCAACGTCAAGATTTAGGAGAGTTTTTATATGATGATGCATGGAGACGCTTGTCTACCAACATGAAACATTTACTACTGTTGATGACTAGAGTTTCAGATATTCATGACGATTTACTGCTTAAATTATGTTGCTCAATAGCAGAAATTACTGTGATTGAAGCAAGTGAAGCTCTTGAAGAAAGCCGAGGTATTGCTAGTATTATAAGATTTAATGATCATTTGCAAATTTCATTTAACTCAGAATTTCTCAAATATTGTGAAAATAGAATAATTCTTATCAACGGTACAAATTATCCTATGGATTCTTCTGTAACAAAAGTTAAAAACCGTTATAACGAATTTATAAGAAGTAATTCAACTAAAATACGTGACCGCGTAGATAAAGCTTACAGACATACTTATGCACGTGCTGCATGGCTAGCCTATAAGGAACAGAGATTTGATGACTGTGAACTTTTCTACGAAGAGGCAACTGTAAGAGATAGTACTAATGGCTGGCTTTTTGATCGTTATGCCTATTTTCTATTTTCTCAAAGCAGATTAGAAGAAGCTTTAGATAAGTCTAAAAAAGCAACAGAAATAATTAAAAATGATCCAGATGCTTGGTTTACTAGAGGAATGATTGAGGCACGTTTGGGTAAGACGCGAGAAGCACTCATATCACTAAGAAATGCAAAAGACAATGGTAAATCAGAACATTTATGTCTATTACAACAAGCTTATGCTTATTGGGAAGATGTCCCACCAAATAAAGCAATGGCAAGAGTATGTATTGAGGAATCTGAAAAAAAAGTTTCCAGCAGTGATCCATATTATTTGAAACATTTATCTGAACTGCGTGCTTTGCAGAATCGTATTAATCTTACCTAG
- a CDS encoding EVE domain-containing protein, with protein sequence MAYWLFQGNPKYYRIIDGIRDFEQMPWLATRYAKDMVTGDGVMIWKSGDKAGIYAIAEIIEPPKVIASLPDIGY encoded by the coding sequence ATGGCCTACTGGCTATTTCAAGGCAACCCTAAGTATTACCGCATCATAGACGGCATCCGCGATTTTGAGCAGATGCCGTGGCTGGCAACACGCTATGCCAAAGACATGGTTACTGGTGATGGAGTAATGATTTGGAAGTCTGGCGATAAGGCAGGAATCTATGCGATCGCAGAAATCATCGAACCACCCAAGGTTATCGCTAGTCTGCCTGATATTGGTTACTAG